The genomic segment GCTGAAGCTGTTCCGCCAGGTGAAAGCGTTGATGCGGGAGGGCGTGCTCCAAACGCACTTCTCCGCGACCTACCCCATCGAAGATGCCCGGAAAGCGGTCGAACACGCCGCAGCGCCCGGCAAGGGCGGAAAGGTGCTCCTGCGGATCGGCGTGCGCTGACTGCCGCGGACGAACTCCGGTGCGGCCGCAGCGTGCCCGGCACACAACGAAAAAACGCCCGGAGCACGCGCTCCGGGCGTAGTCGTATTCAAATGTTCACTTCGATTCGGGCTTGTCCTCGCGGAAGCGGTACCCGATGCTCCGAACGGTTTCGATCAGGTCGGCGGACCCGCCGGCCTTCGTGAGCTTCTGGCGCAGCGTCTTGATGTGAACGTCGATCGTCCGCTCCAGCACCACCGAGCCGTCCCCGATGGCCGCTTCCATGAGCTGTTTGCGGCTGAACGCCCGCCCCGGCTGGCGGACGAGGCACTCGAGCAGCCGGAACTCGGTCGGCGTCAGGTCGAGGGGCTCCTCGTCGAGCGTGACGCGGTGGCGCACGCGGTCGATTTTCACGCCGGAGGTCTCAGTGACGTCGCCGGGTTCGCCCTGCCCCTGCACCCGCCGCAGGAGCGCCTTCACCTTGGCCAGCAACACCTTGTTCTCGAACGGCTTACCGACATAATCGTCCGCGCCGAGCGAGTAACCGACGACCTGATCGGTCACTTCGGTCTTGGCGGTGATCATGATGATGGGAATTTCCCGGGTGCGGTCCCCCGCGCGGAGCTCGCGGCACACGTCCAGGCCGTTCATGCCGGGCAGCATCACGTCGAGCAGCACCACGTCGGGCAGGCCGGTCTGAGCCTTCCTGAGCCCCTCGAGACCGTCCTCCGCGACGGTGACGTCGTACCCTTCGCGCTTGAAATACCAGGAGAGCGCTTGCGTCAACCCGCGCTCGTCCTCGATGATCAGGATCCGCGGCTGTGCCATCGGTGGTGCCTCGGCCGGAGAGGAAAAACCGAACTGGGGCAATGCGGTCGTGGCGAGTGCCATGTCGCGTTCCGTGGGGACGAGTCATTTAACCGGGCATATTAAGTGTACCCGTAAATCGTTCGCTCATGTTGTTGATGTTGTATCCGCCCCTCGTGAAGATTCGGTAAAGCGGTGGTGAAGTCCGGCGGTTGGTCACGATTTTGCATTCTGTCCAACGAAAAAGCCCGCCCGGAACGTCACTGCGGGCCGAACCGGCCGCGGAAACCCGTGCGTCCTGGCCATTTGTGCAACACACGCCCCAGATCATAAATAATCCGTGCTACGTCGCGATTCCGCTCATACGAGAAGCGGTGACAGACGGTCGAGTCCGCCTCGCGTGACGAACAAGCAAGGCAGATGAACCTGGCGTCCCGCTGAGCGGAGGGAGGACACAGGAGGAGCAGAAAGACGAGTCGAGCCGGGTCGTCGAAACGCACTTTCGGTTCGCTGTTTCCTTTACGCCCTGTCCCCGCTACGCGGCCCCTCTTTCTGTTCATCCGAATTTTCTTTCTGCCTTCGGACCAGAAATTCCGACCGGTTGCAATCCATTCTGTCGACTGGTTGCGGGGCGTGTTGATTCGCGTCTCAGGCACCGCGACACGACTTGTGATTTCGTAGGGGTGTTTCGCGATGAGTTCGCACCGGCGCCCGGATGAGGAGGGGCCACGACCGGACCTGCGGTGCCCACTCTCCGGGTCGGTTGAAACGGGGTCCGGGCACGGTAAGATGAACGCACTGCCACCACGGAGCGCGGTCATGCTGCAGCGCAAATACCTGTTCCCCGGCGTGATCGAGCTGAACCTCCAGGCCGCCCAGTCGTTCGGCGTGAACATCTACCTCATCGACGGCGGCACCGAGTGGGCACTGATCGACGTCGGCATGGTCGACACGTTCGGTGAAGTGATCGAACTGATCCGCAAGCTCGACTTCCCGCTCTCGAAGTGCAAACTGCTGATCGCCACGCACGCGGACGCGGACCACGTCCAGGCGCTCGCGTCCGCCCGCGAGCGGCTCAAGGCGAAGACCGCCGCGCACCCGAAGGCGGCGGCCGCGCTCGAGGCCGGCGACACGGTCCAGACCTACGCCAGTATTCCCGCCCAGGGCATCGAGATCGAGGGCGGCATGCCCGCGTGCAAGATCGACGTGAAGCTGAACGAGGGCACCGAGATCAAGGTCGGCAAGCTCACGCTGAAGGTGTGGCACACCCCCGGCCACACCCCCGGCCAACTCAGCTTCCGGCTCGGCAACCTGCTGTTCAGCGGCGACAACATCTACAAGGACGGCTGCGTCGGGGCGATCGACGCCCACCACGGCTCCCACCTGCCGAGCTTCATCTCGTCACTGACCCGCATCCGCGACGACGACGCGGAGTTCCTCCTGCCCAGTCACGGTCCGGTGTTCCGCAAAGACCCCGCGATCCTCCAAAGCGCCATCGACCGGCTCACGAAGTACCAGCACATGGCCGACTTCGGCACCTGCACGGTCTCGTGGCCGCTCGAAGACGAGTACAAGCGGGACATCCTCTCGGGCAAGATGCCGGAACTGTAACGGGGGTAACAGCGGATTGTCGCTGACCGCGCCACCGGCGTCCGCTGCCGAGCTGAGGACGCAACGACCGCCCGCAACACTTTGCTCGTCGCGAGCGTGTCCGATCCGCTGGAACGAACCCGCGGGCTCAGCCCGACCGACCGGTTGAACGAGAGCGACGACCCGCCCGCCGGTTCGCAAGGTCGAGCACAGGGCGGAACCGACCGCCTCCGAACCTCCGCTCCCTGTCGCGGTGTCCCACTTCCCGTAACATGGTTAGCGACGCGTCGGGAGGTTCCGGCTGTAGGACCGGGTGCCACGGGCGTCACACGAAGGACATTTCACATGGCGACCGAAGCGGAACTGAAGGCAGCGGGCGACAAATACGTTCCCAAGGACTACGACCCGGCCCTCTACAAGTTGCGCCACTCTCTCGCGCACGTTCTCGCGCAGGCGGTCGTCGAGAAGTTCCCGCAGGCGAAGCCCACCATCGGCCCGCCCATCGAATTCGGCTTCTACTACGACTTCGATCTCGACGTGAACCCGACCGAGGGCGACCTCGAGTGGATCAGCAACCGGATGCGGCAGATCATCAAGGGGAAGCACCCGTTCAAGGTGCGCGAGATCAGCGCCGATGAGGGCCGCGTACTCTTCAAGGACAACCCGTACAAGCTCGACCTCATCGACGGCCTCACCAAGGGCCA from the Frigoriglobus tundricola genome contains:
- a CDS encoding response regulator transcription factor, yielding MAQPRILIIEDERGLTQALSWYFKREGYDVTVAEDGLEGLRKAQTGLPDVVLLDVMLPGMNGLDVCRELRAGDRTREIPIIMITAKTEVTDQVVGYSLGADDYVGKPFENKVLLAKVKALLRRVQGQGEPGDVTETSGVKIDRVRHRVTLDEEPLDLTPTEFRLLECLVRQPGRAFSRKQLMEAAIGDGSVVLERTIDVHIKTLRQKLTKAGGSADLIETVRSIGYRFREDKPESK
- a CDS encoding MBL fold metallo-hydrolase, giving the protein MLQRKYLFPGVIELNLQAAQSFGVNIYLIDGGTEWALIDVGMVDTFGEVIELIRKLDFPLSKCKLLIATHADADHVQALASARERLKAKTAAHPKAAAALEAGDTVQTYASIPAQGIEIEGGMPACKIDVKLNEGTEIKVGKLTLKVWHTPGHTPGQLSFRLGNLLFSGDNIYKDGCVGAIDAHHGSHLPSFISSLTRIRDDDAEFLLPSHGPVFRKDPAILQSAIDRLTKYQHMADFGTCTVSWPLEDEYKRDILSGKMPEL